Proteins encoded in a region of the Triticum dicoccoides isolate Atlit2015 ecotype Zavitan chromosome 3A, WEW_v2.0, whole genome shotgun sequence genome:
- the LOC119268523 gene encoding uncharacterized protein LOC119268523 produces MGSNRLPFGFISGGYSCSEQYDWQQLTLRQREQATREQPHSSANLRTERTSPSFDRVCNYAKGADGHIHDTVTLGKVCQFNGGSSTQNGPYQADQYLPSYFPVDHFSEIDEARHRAYMDSFYTDNNPDHTSASRLLHRDEQRKAYTKKPFKKLHTIKNSKKLRTIHPRQPELPLREDFHDRLGIRNCRNAYHGKRLKTKPARWSSQKNNSSVPCVGKHGRSSRQTRSGEQPFEQEAENSRHKRYGGPLAGEKAKKRMIYEGHRKGICSRREQDEHLHHEVHRSGSDTMRNDNWEKNAETNDEVDHNGAEGNCHLMKNIRTAAATCCGSTKSNENSHVLCPKYSSKTIASSNEPKGSSNMKLVSDKQPSVVGCTKRPRNTRTGDVSTRNLQNLSVTHMEKGMHTKQADNTSHSELLRECLDIWRRRRLRKESSAEAKKLDQTGTAGHEWSASSCSSESDDENVNASESASGNSESAAENDTELENSQKCRGATSLDGVQNRGEGRAMINTEQPLRCLSGTNYNKSSAKQGLKCNLEVLQEPHPGEIMQQKEENKLPCCLPSTVHPNGMIQTSQNSCSDTSKKQTRRNNWADISKVDQAATYPDSSVYRNVSQHETGNHLDDGRKYKLGIGCEIKRKAAQGNGPKWFEQMPSLITGPTLLDQKSLAVCPPDDGNVKVCGSECSNQCSKTTLELEKGKKSVNCSSGTDCRVIKICSSDGDCRDIRQDTMNCRRKRQVSLSLADSENDKGTKEDYQPPGVLEVTSNRQISCLSDVGIKIPDVARPADCTPRFTIPDLNCLPSMIADEEEFEASQEVINQVTGHGSEPHDACPSLSAFSGPAVQEEQFKQPEKNEFVGGICAKTVANGSRISDSHSAKGVVNQATGQDTSQSFSAFSGPAVQEEQFKQPEKNEFVGGICARTVANGSRISDSHSAKGAVNQATGQDTSQSFSAFSGTAVQEKQFKQPEKNEFVRGSCTRTVANGSRISDSHSAKEAINQATGEDTSQCFSAFSGTAVQGKQFKQSEKNEFSGGIYESEIANGSRICDSHSGPPKLSTDEESITAFKCALGEFIKNILRPLWEEGLLSREVHKIIARKAVDKVALTLGPKVPRTEAAIFRFFAEESQSVEQLVQGYLDIYLGKQVLKRTMPGSI; encoded by the exons GACTGAGAGGACTAGTCCATCCTTTGATCGTGTTTGTAATTATGCAAAAGGGGCCGATGGACATATTCATGATACGGTAACCCTTGGCAAGGTTTGTCAGTTTAATGGGGGAAGTAGCACTCAGAATGGACCTTATCAAGCGGACCAATATCTGCCATCTTACTTTCCAGTTGACCATTTTTCTGAGATAGATGAAGCACGGCATCGGGCTTACATGGACAGTTTCTACACTGACAATAATCCTGATCACACCTCAGCTAGTCGGTTGCTTCATAGGGATGAACAAAGGAAAGCTTACACCAAGAAGCCATTTAAGAAATTGCAcactataaaaaattcaaaaaaactgcgcACTATCCATCCTAGGCAACCTGAGCTTCCACTCCGTGAGGATTTTCATGATAGGTTGGGCATTAGAAATTGCAGGAATGCTTATCATGGCAAGAGGTTAAAAACAAAACCGGCAAGATGGAGTTCTCAGAAAAACAATTCCAGTGTGCCTTGTGTTGGTAAACATGGGAGAAGCAGTCGGCAGACAAGATCTGGAGAACAACCGTTTGAACAGGAAGCTGAGAACAGTAGACACAAAAGGTATGGAGGTCCGCTGGCCGGAGAGAAAGCTAAGAAGCGTATGATTTATGAGGGGCACCGTAAAGGAATATGTTCACGTCGTGAGCAAGATGAGCATCTGCATCATGAGGTACATCGTAGTGGTTCTGATACGATGAGAAATGACAATTGGGAGAAAAATGCTGAAACAAACGATGAAGTAGATCATAATGGAGCAGAAGGGAACTGCCATCTAATGAAGAATATTCGGACCGCTGCGGCTACATGCTGTGGCTCAACAAAGTCTAATGAAAACTCACATGTGTTATGTCCCAAGTACAGCAGCAAAACCATTGCTTCATCAAATGAGCCAAAAGGGAGTAGCAACATGAAATTAGTATCTGACAAGCAGCCAAGTGTTGTTGGTTGTACCAAAAGACCTCGAAACACAAGAACTGGAGACGTTTCGACACGTAACCTGCAGAATCTCTCAGTCACTCATATGGAGAAGGGCATGCATACAAAGCAAGCTGATAATACTTCTCATTCTGAATTACTTCGCGAATGTCTAgatatttggagaagaagaagattaaggaaggaaagcagtgctgaagctaaAAAACTAGATCAAACAGGTACTGCGGGGCATGAATGGTCTGCTTCTTCTTGTAGCtcagaaagtgatgatgaaaatgTCAATGCATCTGAGAGTGCTTCTGGGAACTCAGAAAGTGCGGCTGAAAATGATACTGAATTGGAGAATTCCCAAAAATGTAGAGGTGCAACGTCGCTTGATGGAGTACAAAACCGTGGTGAGGGAAGAGCAATGATAAATACAGAGCAGCCCTTGAGATGCCTCAGTGGTACAAACTACAACAAAAGCTCAGCCAAGCAAGGGCTGAAGTGCAATCTGGAGGTTTTGCAAGAACCACATCCAGGTGAAATCATGCAGCAAAAGGAAGAGAATAAACTTCCATGCTGTCTACCATCAACTGTTCATCCAAATGGCATGATACAAACTAGTCAGAACAGTTGTTCTGATACTAGCAAGAAACAAACTAGACGGAACAACTGGGCAGATATTAGTAAGGTAGATCAAGCAGCTACTTATCCTGATAGTAGTGTGTATCGGAATGTTTCTCAGCACGAGACTGGCAATCATTTGGATGATGGGAGAAAATATAAACTGGGCATCGGCTGTGAAATTAAAAGGAAAGCAGCACAAGGCAATGGTCCCAAATGGTTTGAACAAATGCCCAGTTTGATAACAGGTCCAACACTGCTGGATCAAAAAAGTCTTGCAGTTTGCCCTCCTGATGATGGTAATGTGAAGGTGTGTGGGTCAGAGTGTTCCAATCAGTGCAGTAAAACTACTTTAGAATTGGAGAAAGGGAAGAAGTCTGTCAATTGCTCCAGTGGAACTGACTGCAGAGTCATAAAAATTTGTTCCAGTGATGGTGATTGCAGAGACATCCGACAAGATACCATGAATTGCAGAAGAAAGAGGCAAGTGTCTTTATCTCTGGCAGACTCTGAAAATGATAAAGGAACAAAGGAAGATTATCAGCCACCTGGAGTTCTTGAAGTGACATCAAATCGACAGATTTCCtgcctatctgatgttggcataaaAATACCTGACGTTGCTAGACCAGCTGATTGCACCCCACGTTTTACAATACCAGACTTAAATTGTTTGCCTAGTATGATCGCAGATGAAGAAGAATTCGAGGCATCTCAAGAAGTGATTAATCAAGTAACTGGGCACGGTTCGGAACCACATGATGCTTGTCCGAGCCTTTCTGCCTTTAGTGGGCCTGCTGTGCAGGAAGAACAGTTTAAGCAACCAGAGAAGAATGAATTTGTCGGAGGAATTTGCGCAAAAACGGTTGCAAATGGTTCACGGATCTCTGATTCACATAGTGCAAAGGGCGTGGTTAATCAGGCAACTGGGCAGGATACTAGTCAGAGCTTTTCCGCCTTTAGTGGGCCTGCTGTGCAGGAAGAACAGTTTAAGCAACCAGAGAAGAATGAATTTGTCGGAGGAATTTGTGCAAGAACGGTTGCAAATGGTTCACGGATCTCTGATTCACATAGTGCAAAGGGAGCGGTTAATCAGGCAACTGGGCAGGATACTAGTCAGAGCTTTTCAGCCTTTAGTGGGACTGCTGTGCAGGAAAAACAGTTTAAGCAACCAGAGAAGAATGAATTTGTCAGAGGAAGTTGCACAAGAACGGTTGCAAATGGGTCACGGATCTCTGATTCACATAGTGCAAAGGAAGCGATTAATCAGGCAACTGGGGAGGATACAAGTCAGTGCTTTTCAGCCTTTAGTGGGACTGCTGTGCAGGGAAAACAGTTTAAACAATCTGAAAAGAATGAATTTAGTGGAGGAATTTACGAAAGTGAGATTGCAAATGGTTCGCGGATCTGTGATTCACATAGTGGCCCACCAAAACTAAGTACTGATGAAGAAAGTATCACAGCATTCAAATGTGCCCTCGGCGAATTCATAAAAAATATCTTAAGGCCTCTGTGGGAAGAAGGCCTCTTATCTCGTGAGGTCCACAAAATTATAGCGAGGAAAGCCGTGGATAAAGTGGCCTTGACATTGGGCCCAAAGGTGCCTCGTACAGAAGCAGCCATCTTTAGGTTTTTTGCAGAGGAATCTCAGAGTGTAGAACAACTCGTTCAG GGTTACTTGGATATATACCTGGGAAAGCAAGTTCTTAAGAGAACTATGCCTGGTAGTATCTGA